Proteins from a genomic interval of Cygnus olor isolate bCygOlo1 chromosome 9, bCygOlo1.pri.v2, whole genome shotgun sequence:
- the DBR1 gene encoding lariat debranching enzyme, whose protein sequence is MKVAVAGCCHGALDKLYETLELLQRRHGVRPDLLLCCGDFQAVRNEADLRCMAVPAKYRHMQSFYRYYSGEKKAPVLTVFIGGNHEASNHLQELPYGGWVAPNIYYLGYAGVVRFRGVRIGGISGIFKSHDYRKGHFECPPYNQQTIRSAYHVRNIEVFKLKQLKRPMDIFMSHDWPRSIYHYGNKKQLLKMKSFFRQEVESNTLGSPAASELLQHLKPSYWFSAHLHVKFAAFMQHQTNSKEELPKATKFLALDKCLPHRDFLQIIDVEHDPTAGDSLEYDAEWIAVLKATNSLVNVTQSLWNMPENNGLHAKWDYSVTEEAIKEVLEELNHNLKIPCNFTLTAACYDPSKPQKNMEPVHTINPQTTEFCAQFGLTDINDRIQQVKEEGSVRAYEEEEEEEEMDSTGSAEEPSEYNTDNSGLSSINPDEIMLDDEGGDEDLSTCSVDPSPDHPPEFSASFSDIRIMPDSMAVSSDDAMDSNNEELEKSGVCKQAEEKSLNERPLKRIGGNENGNTGIKKIKRRNQAIYAAEDEDKTD, encoded by the exons ATGAAGGTGGCGGTGGCCGGGTGCTGCCATGGCGCCCTGGACAAGCTGTACGAGACGCTGGAGCTGCTACAGCGGCGGCACGGCGTGCGGCCCgacctgctgctctgctgcggCGACTTCCAGGCCGTGCGCAACGAGGCGGACCTGCGCTGCATGGCCGTGCCCGCCAAGTACCGCCACATGCAGAGCTTCTATCG GTACTACTCCGGCGAGAAGAAGGCTCCGGTCCTCACCGTATTCATCGGCGGCAACCACGAGGCTTCCAACcacctgcaggagctgccctaCGGCGGCTGGGTGGCGCCCAACATCTACTACCTCG GTTACGCGGGCGTCGTGCGGTTCCGCGGCGTGAGGATCGGAGGCATCTCGGGCATCTTCAAGTCTCACGACTACCGGAAAG GTCACTTTGAATGTCCACCATACAACCAGCAAACAATTAGAAGTGCTTACCATGTGCGGAATATCGAGGTCTTCAAACTCAAGCAG TTAAAGCGCCCAATGGACATATTTATGTCACACGACTGGCCAAGGAGCATATATCACTATGGAAACAAGAAGCagcttcttaaaatgaaatcctTCTTCCGTCAAGAAGTGGAGAGCAACACGTTAGGAAGCCCTGCTGCTTCAGAGCTTCTGCAGCACCTGAAACCCAGTTATTGGTTCTCAGCACATCTCCATGTTAAGTTTGCAGCTTTCATGCAACACCAG ACAAACTCCAAAGAAGAACTACCAAAGGCAACGAAGTTTTTGGCTTTGGATAAATGTCTGCCTCACAGAGACTTCCTGCAG ATAATAGATGTAGAGCATGATCCTACTGCAGGTGACTCGCTGGAGTACGATGCTGAGTGGATTGCAGTCCTTAAGGCTACCAACAGTCTCGTTAATGTGACTCAGAGCTTGTGGAATATGCCTGAAAATAATGGCCTCCATGCAAA GTGGGATTACAGTGTAACGGAAGAAGCCATCAAGGAGGTGTTAGAAGAGCTGAATCATAACCTCAAAATTCCTTGCAACTTCACCTTGACAGCTGCTTGTTATGATCCCAGCAAGCCCCAAAAAAACATGGAACCAGTCCATACCATCAATCCACAGACCACTGAGTTTTGTGCCCAGTTTGGCCTCACTGACATCAATGATAGGATCCAGCAAGTTAAAGAAGAGGGCTCAGTACGAGCAtatgaggaggaggaggaggaggaagagatggaCAGTACTGGGTCAGCAGAGGAACCCAGTGAATATAATACAGATAATTCTGGACTTTCATCCATTAATCCCGATGAAATAATGCTGGATGATGAAGGAGGTGATGAAGACTTGAGTACGTGTTCTGTAGATCCTTCCCCTGATCATCCTCCTGAGTTTTCTGCAAGTTTTTCTGATATCAGGATCATGCCAGATTCCATGGCAGTATCATCTGATGATGCTATGGACTCCAATAATGAGGAACTGGAGAAATCTGGCGTGTGTaagcaggcagaagagaagagcTTGAATGAGAGACCTTTAAAGCGCATTGGTGGTAATGAAAATGGGAACACgggcattaaaaaaattaagagacGGAATCAAGCCATCTATGCTGCAGAGGATGAAGATAAAACAGACTAA